One genomic region from Equus asinus isolate D_3611 breed Donkey chromosome 10, EquAss-T2T_v2, whole genome shotgun sequence encodes:
- the GAPVD1 gene encoding GTPase-activating protein and VPS9 domain-containing protein 1 isoform X15, with amino-acid sequence MVKLDIHTLAHHLKQERLYVNSEKQLIQRLNADVLKTAEKLYRTAWIAKQQRINLDRLIITSAEASPAECCQHAKILEDTQFVDGYKQLGFQETAYGEFLSRLRENPRLIASSLVAGEKLNQENTQSVIYTVFTSLYGNCIMQEDESYLLQVLRYLIEFELKESDNPRRLLRRGTCAFSILFKLFSEGLFSAKLFLTATLHEPIMQLLVEDEDHLETDPNKLIERFSPSQQEKLFGEKGSDRFRQKVQEMVDSNEAKLVALVNKFIGYLKQNTYCFPHSLRWIVSQMYKTLSCVDRLEVGEVRAMCTDLLLACFICPAVVNPEQYGIISDAPINEVARFNLMQVGRLLQQLAMTGSEEGDPRTKSSLGKFDKSCVAAFLDVVIGGRAVETPPMSSVNLLEGLSRTVVYITYSQLITLVNFMKSVMSGDQLREDRMALDNLLANLPQAKPGKSSSLEMTPYNTPQLSPATTPANKKNRLPIATRSRNRTNVLMDLHMDHEGSSQETIQEVQPEEVLVISLGTGPQLTPGMMSENEVLNMQLSDGGQGDVPVDENKLHGPSNRSNSVSSLDLEGESVSELGAGPSGSNGVEALQLLEHEQATTQDNLDDKLRKFEIRDMMGLTDDRDISETVSETWSTDVLGSDFDPNIDEDRLQEIAGAAAENMLGSLLCLPGSGSVLLDPCTGSTISETTSEAWSVEVLPSDSEAPDLKQEERLQELESCSGLGSTSDDTDVREVSSRPSTPGLSVVSGISATSEDIPNKIEDLRSECSSDFGGAHQLTSPPSQSESLLAMFDPLSSHEGASAVVRPKVHYARPSHPPPDPPILEGAVGGHEARLPNFGSHVLTPAEMEAFRQRHSYPERLVRSRSSDIVSSVRRPMSDPSWNRRPGNEERELPPAAAIGATSLMAAPHSSSSSPSKDSSRGETEERKDSDDEKSDRNRPWWRKRFVSAMPKAPIPFRKKEKQEKDKDDLGPDRFSTLTDDPSPRLSAQAQVAEDILDKYRNAIKRTSPSDGAMANYESAEVLGDGESAHDSPRDETLQNISADDLPDSASQAAHPQDSAFSYRDAKKKLRLALCSADSVAFPVLTHSTRNGLPDHTDPEDNEIVCFLKVQIAEAINLQDKNLMAQLQETMRCVCRFDNRTCRKLLASIAEDYRKRAPYIAYLTRCRQGLQTTQAHLERLLQRVLRDKEVANRYFTTVCVRLLLESKEKKIREFIQDFQKLTAADDKTAQVEDFLQFLYGAMAQDVIWQNASEEQLQDAQLAIERSVMNRIFKLAFYPNQDGDILRDQVLHEHIQRLSKVVTANHRALQIPEVYLREAPWPSAQSEIRTISAYKTPRDKVQCILRMCSTIMNLLSLANEDSVPGADDFVPVLVFVLIKANPPCLLSTVQYISSFYASCLSGEESYWWMQFTAAVEFIKTIDDRK; translated from the exons ATGGTGAAGCTGGATATTCATACTCTGGCCCATCACCTTAAGCAGGAACGCTTATATGTAAACTCTGAGAAACAGCTCATTCAGAGGCTCAATGCAGATGTGCTTAAGACAGCTGAGAAGTTGTATCGTACAGCATGGATTGCTAAGCAACAGAGAATTAATTTGGATCGGCTTATCATAACCAG tGCTGAAGCTTCTCCTGCTGAATGTTGCCAACATGCCAAGATTTTGGAAGATACACAGTTTGTTGATGGATATAAGCAATTGGGGTTTCAGGAGACTGCTTATGGAGAATTCTTGAGTCGATTAAGGGAAAATCCTCGTCTTATTGCCTCCTCTTTGGTTGCTGGAGAGAAACTTAATCAGGAGAACACACAAAGTGTTATTTACACAGTTTTTACCTCCCTCTATGGCAACTGCATTATGCAAGAAGATGAAAGCTACCTCCTTCAGGTTTTGAGATACTTGATTGAATTTGAACTTaaagaaagtgacaaccccaggCGACTTTTGAGGAGAGGAACTTGTGCCTTCAGCATCTTATTCAAACTTTTTTCTGAAGGACTGTTTTCTGCCAAACTTTTCCTCACAGCTACTTTACATGAGCCAATCATGCAACTGCTTGTTGAAGATGAAGATCACCTGGAAACAGATCCAAACAAGCTAATTGAGAGGTTCTCCCCATCTCAGCAGGAAAAACTCTTCGGGGAGAAAGGCTCAGATAGATTCAGGCAAAAGGTCCAAGAGATGGTGGATTCCAACGAGGCCAAACTGGTGGCCTTGGTGAACAAATTCATTGGTTATCTCAAACAGAACACGTACTGCTTCCCACACAGTTTGAGGTGGATTGTGTCACAGATGTACAAAACCCTCTCCTGTGTAGACAGACTGGAAGTTGGGGAGGTCAGGGCAATGTGTACTGATCTCCTGTTGGCTTGCTTCATTTGTCCCGCAGTTGTCAATCCAGAACAGTATGGAATAATTTCTGATGCTCCTATTAATGAGGTGGCAAGATTTAATCTGATGCAG GTCGGCCGCCTCTTACAGCAGTTAGCAATGACTGGGTCTGAAGAGGGAGATCCCCGGACAAAGAGCAGCCTTGGAAAATTTGACAAA AGCTGTGTTGCCGCTTTCCTTGATGTTGTGATTGGGGGCCGTGCAGTGGAGACGCCGCCAATGTCCTCCGTTAATCTTCTGGAAGGGTTGAGCAGAACTGTGGTTTATATCACCTACAGTCAGCTTATTACTCTG GTGAATTTTATGAAGAGTGTGATGTCTGGAGATCAACTGAGAGAAGATAGAATGGCTCTTGACAATTTATTGGCAAACCTCCCGCAGGCAAAGCCAGGCAAAAGCAGCAGTTTGGAGATGACTCCCTACAATACTCCTCAGCTGTCTCCAGCAACCACTCCAGCAAATAAAAAGAACCGATTGCCGATAG caactcGGAGCAGAAATCGCACCAATGTGCTAATGGACTTACATATGGACCATGAAGGATCGTCTCAAGAAACCATCCAGGAGGTACAGCCAGAAGAGGTGTTGGTCATTTCCTTAGGGACGGGTCCCCAGCTAACTCCAGGGATGATGTCAGAAAATGAG gtccTAAACATGCAACTTTCGGATGGAGGACAAGGAGATGTCCCTGTCGATGAAAACAAACTCCACG GTCCTTCAAATCGCTCTAATTCAGTATCCTCTCTAGACCTGGAAGGAGAGTCTGTATCAGAACTTGGAGCAGGACCTTCTGGGAGTAATGGAGTTGAAGCTCTACAACTCTTAGAGCATGAGCAAG CTACAACACAAGATAATCTCGACGATAAGCTAAGGAAGTTTGAAATTCGTGACATGATGGGACTGACAGATGATAGGGACATATCAGAAACAGTGAGTGAGACCTGGAGTACAGATGTCTTGGGAAGTGACTTTGACCCCAACATTGATGAAGATCGCTTGCAGGAAATTGCAG GTGCAGCAGCAGAGAACATGTTAGGCAGTTTACTGTGCCTGCCAGGTTCAGGGTCAGTACTGCTTGACCCCTGCACTGGTTCTACCATATCAGAGACGACAAGCGAAGCTTGGAGTGTAGAGGTATTGCCAAGTGACTCAG AGGCCCCAGATCTAAAGCAGGAGGAGCGCCTGCAGGAACTGGAGAGCTGTTCTGGACTGGGTAGCACATCTGATGATACGGATGTCAGGGAGGTCAGTTCCCGCCCCAGCACTCCAGGCCTCAGTGTTGTGTCGG gcataagTGCAACCTCTGAGGATATTCCTAATAAGATTGAAGACCTGAGATCTGAGTGCAGCTCTGATTTTGGAG GTGCCCACCAGCTGACCTCTCCTCCTTCGCAGTCTGAGTCTCTGCTTGCCATGTTTGATCCACTGTCTTCACATGAAG GGGCCTCTGCTGTGGTAAGGCCAAAGGTTCACTATGCCAGGCCATCGCATCCACCACCAGATCCCCCAATCCTGGAAGGAGCTGTGGGAGGACATGAGGCCAGGTTGCCAAACTTTGGTTCCCATGTTTTAACTCCGGCTGAAATGGAGGCCTTCAGGCAAAGGCATTCTTACCCTGAGAGATTAGTTCGCAGCAGGAGCTCTGATATAGTGTCTTCTGTCCGGCGACCCATGAGTGACCCCAGCTGGAACCGACGTCCAGGGAATGAAGAGCGAGAACTCCCTCCAGCCGCAGCCATTGGTGCTACTTCTTTGATGGCTGCACCTCATTCATCATCTTCATCCCCGAGTAAGGACTCCTCAAGAGGAGAG ACTGAAGAACGCAAAGATAGCGATGATGAGAAATCAGACAGGAACAGACCTTGGTGGAGAAAACGTTTTGTTTCTGCCATGCCGAAAg CTCCTATAccatttagaaagaaagaaaaacaagaaaaagacaaagatgatcTGGGGCCTGACAGATTCTCAACACTCACAG ATGATCCCAGCCCTAGACTCAGTGCGCAAGCTCAGGTCGCTGAGGATATTCTGGACAAATACAGAAATGCCATTAAACGAACCAGCCCCAGTGACGGAGCGATGGCAAACTATGAAAGTGCAG AGGTTCTGGGTGATGGTGAAAGTGCACATGATTCTCCTCGTGACGAAACGCTGCAGAACATCTCGGCTGACGACCTCCCAGACTCCGCGAGCCAAGCGGCCCACCCTCAGGACTCCGCTTTCTCTTACAG AGACGcgaaaaagaaactgaggcttgcccTTTGCTCTGCGGATTCTGTCGCTTTCCCAGTGCTAACCCATTCAACCAGGAACGGTTTACCTGATCATACCGATCCAGAAG atAATGAAATTGTATGCTTCTTAAAAGTTCAAATAGCTGAAGCAATTAATTTACAAGACAAGAATTTAATGGCTCAACTTCAAGAGACAATGCGTTGTGTGTGCCGCTTTGATAATAGGACTTGTAGGAAACTGCTGGCTTCAATTGCCGAGGACTACAG GAAAAGGGCCCCCTATATTGCTTATCTCACTCGCTGTCGACAAGGACTACAGACCACACAGGCTCACCTGGAAAGGCTACTGCAAAGGGTTTTGCGGGACAAAGAGGTGGCCAATCGGTACTTTACCACTGTCTGTGTGAGGCTGCTGCTGGAGAGCAAAGAGAAGAAGATCAGGGAGTTCATTCAAG ACTTTCAGAAACTCACAGCAGCTGATGATAAAACTGCTCAGGTAGAAGATTTTCTGCAGTTCCTTTATGGTGCGATGGCCCAGGATGTCATATGGCAAAATGCAAGTGAGGAGCAGCTTCAGGATGCTCAGCTGGCCATTGAACGAAGTGTGATGAATCGGATTTTCAAGCTTGCCTTCTACCCTAACCAGGATGGGGACATACTTCGTGACCA GGTTCTTCATGAACATATTCAGAGACTGTCGAAAGTAGTGACTGCCAATCACAGAGCTCTTCAGATTCCAGAG
- the GAPVD1 gene encoding GTPase-activating protein and VPS9 domain-containing protein 1 isoform X16, whose amino-acid sequence MTFVLFPHLKMVKLDIHTLAHHLKQERLYVNSEKQLIQRLNADVLKTAEKLYRTAWIAKQQRINLDRLIITSAEASPAECCQHAKILEDTQFVDGYKQLGFQETAYGEFLSRLRENPRLIASSLVAGEKLNQENTQSVIYTVFTSLYGNCIMQEDESYLLQVLRYLIEFELKESDNPRRLLRRGTCAFSILFKLFSEGLFSAKLFLTATLHEPIMQLLVEDEDHLETDPNKLIERFSPSQQEKLFGEKGSDRFRQKVQEMVDSNEAKLVALVNKFIGYLKQNTYCFPHSLRWIVSQMYKTLSCVDRLEVGEVRAMCTDLLLACFICPAVVNPEQYGIISDAPINEVARFNLMQVGRLLQQLAMTGSEEGDPRTKSSLGKFDKSCVAAFLDVVIGGRAVETPPMSSVNLLEGLSRTVVYITYSQLITLVNFMKSVMSGDQLREDRMALDNLLANLPQAKPGKSSSLEMTPYNTPQLSPATTPANKKNRLPIATRSRNRTNVLMDLHMDHEGSSQETIQEVQPEEVLVISLGTGPQLTPGMMSENEVLNMQLSDGGQGDVPVDENKLHGPSNRSNSVSSLDLEGESVSELGAGPSGSNGVEALQLLEHEQATTQDNLDDKLRKFEIRDMMGLTDDRDISETVSETWSTDVLGSDFDPNIDEDRLQEIAGAAAENMLGSLLCLPGSGSVLLDPCTGSTISETTSEAWSVEVLPSDSEAPDLKQEERLQELESCSGLGSTSDDTDVREVSSRPSTPGLSVVSGISATSEDIPNKIEDLRSECSSDFGGKDSVTSPDMDEITHGAHQLTSPPSQSESLLAMFDPLSSHEGASAVVRPKVHYARPSHPPPDPPILEGAVGGHEARLPNFGSHVLTPAEMEAFRQRHSYPERLVRSRSSDIVSSVRRPMSDPSWNRRPGNEERELPPAAAIGATSLMAAPHSSSSSPSKDSSRGETEERKDSDDEKSDRNRPWWRKRFVSAMPKDDPSPRLSAQAQVAEDILDKYRNAIKRTSPSDGAMANYESAEVLGDGESAHDSPRDETLQNISADDLPDSASQAAHPQDSAFSYRDAKKKLRLALCSADSVAFPVLTHSTRNGLPDHTDPEDNEIVCFLKVQIAEAINLQDKNLMAQLQETMRCVCRFDNRTCRKLLASIAEDYRKRAPYIAYLTRCRQGLQTTQAHLERLLQRVLRDKEVANRYFTTVCVRLLLESKEKKIREFIQDFQKLTAADDKTAQVEDFLQFLYGAMAQDVIWQNASEEQLQDAQLAIERSVMNRIFKLAFYPNQDGDILRDQVLHEHIQRLSKVVTANHRALQIPEVYLREAPWPSAQSEIRTISAYKTPRDKVQCILRMCSTIMNLLSLANEDSVPGADDFVPVLVFVLIKANPPCLLSTVQYISSFYASCLSGEESYWWMQFTAAVEFIKTIDDRK is encoded by the exons CCTTTGTACTTTTCCCACATTTGAAGATGGTGAAGCTGGATATTCATACTCTGGCCCATCACCTTAAGCAGGAACGCTTATATGTAAACTCTGAGAAACAGCTCATTCAGAGGCTCAATGCAGATGTGCTTAAGACAGCTGAGAAGTTGTATCGTACAGCATGGATTGCTAAGCAACAGAGAATTAATTTGGATCGGCTTATCATAACCAG tGCTGAAGCTTCTCCTGCTGAATGTTGCCAACATGCCAAGATTTTGGAAGATACACAGTTTGTTGATGGATATAAGCAATTGGGGTTTCAGGAGACTGCTTATGGAGAATTCTTGAGTCGATTAAGGGAAAATCCTCGTCTTATTGCCTCCTCTTTGGTTGCTGGAGAGAAACTTAATCAGGAGAACACACAAAGTGTTATTTACACAGTTTTTACCTCCCTCTATGGCAACTGCATTATGCAAGAAGATGAAAGCTACCTCCTTCAGGTTTTGAGATACTTGATTGAATTTGAACTTaaagaaagtgacaaccccaggCGACTTTTGAGGAGAGGAACTTGTGCCTTCAGCATCTTATTCAAACTTTTTTCTGAAGGACTGTTTTCTGCCAAACTTTTCCTCACAGCTACTTTACATGAGCCAATCATGCAACTGCTTGTTGAAGATGAAGATCACCTGGAAACAGATCCAAACAAGCTAATTGAGAGGTTCTCCCCATCTCAGCAGGAAAAACTCTTCGGGGAGAAAGGCTCAGATAGATTCAGGCAAAAGGTCCAAGAGATGGTGGATTCCAACGAGGCCAAACTGGTGGCCTTGGTGAACAAATTCATTGGTTATCTCAAACAGAACACGTACTGCTTCCCACACAGTTTGAGGTGGATTGTGTCACAGATGTACAAAACCCTCTCCTGTGTAGACAGACTGGAAGTTGGGGAGGTCAGGGCAATGTGTACTGATCTCCTGTTGGCTTGCTTCATTTGTCCCGCAGTTGTCAATCCAGAACAGTATGGAATAATTTCTGATGCTCCTATTAATGAGGTGGCAAGATTTAATCTGATGCAG GTCGGCCGCCTCTTACAGCAGTTAGCAATGACTGGGTCTGAAGAGGGAGATCCCCGGACAAAGAGCAGCCTTGGAAAATTTGACAAA AGCTGTGTTGCCGCTTTCCTTGATGTTGTGATTGGGGGCCGTGCAGTGGAGACGCCGCCAATGTCCTCCGTTAATCTTCTGGAAGGGTTGAGCAGAACTGTGGTTTATATCACCTACAGTCAGCTTATTACTCTG GTGAATTTTATGAAGAGTGTGATGTCTGGAGATCAACTGAGAGAAGATAGAATGGCTCTTGACAATTTATTGGCAAACCTCCCGCAGGCAAAGCCAGGCAAAAGCAGCAGTTTGGAGATGACTCCCTACAATACTCCTCAGCTGTCTCCAGCAACCACTCCAGCAAATAAAAAGAACCGATTGCCGATAG caactcGGAGCAGAAATCGCACCAATGTGCTAATGGACTTACATATGGACCATGAAGGATCGTCTCAAGAAACCATCCAGGAGGTACAGCCAGAAGAGGTGTTGGTCATTTCCTTAGGGACGGGTCCCCAGCTAACTCCAGGGATGATGTCAGAAAATGAG gtccTAAACATGCAACTTTCGGATGGAGGACAAGGAGATGTCCCTGTCGATGAAAACAAACTCCACG GTCCTTCAAATCGCTCTAATTCAGTATCCTCTCTAGACCTGGAAGGAGAGTCTGTATCAGAACTTGGAGCAGGACCTTCTGGGAGTAATGGAGTTGAAGCTCTACAACTCTTAGAGCATGAGCAAG CTACAACACAAGATAATCTCGACGATAAGCTAAGGAAGTTTGAAATTCGTGACATGATGGGACTGACAGATGATAGGGACATATCAGAAACAGTGAGTGAGACCTGGAGTACAGATGTCTTGGGAAGTGACTTTGACCCCAACATTGATGAAGATCGCTTGCAGGAAATTGCAG GTGCAGCAGCAGAGAACATGTTAGGCAGTTTACTGTGCCTGCCAGGTTCAGGGTCAGTACTGCTTGACCCCTGCACTGGTTCTACCATATCAGAGACGACAAGCGAAGCTTGGAGTGTAGAGGTATTGCCAAGTGACTCAG AGGCCCCAGATCTAAAGCAGGAGGAGCGCCTGCAGGAACTGGAGAGCTGTTCTGGACTGGGTAGCACATCTGATGATACGGATGTCAGGGAGGTCAGTTCCCGCCCCAGCACTCCAGGCCTCAGTGTTGTGTCGG gcataagTGCAACCTCTGAGGATATTCCTAATAAGATTGAAGACCTGAGATCTGAGTGCAGCTCTGATTTTGGAGGTAAAGATTCTGTCACTAGTCCAGACATGGATGAAATAACTCATG GTGCCCACCAGCTGACCTCTCCTCCTTCGCAGTCTGAGTCTCTGCTTGCCATGTTTGATCCACTGTCTTCACATGAAG GGGCCTCTGCTGTGGTAAGGCCAAAGGTTCACTATGCCAGGCCATCGCATCCACCACCAGATCCCCCAATCCTGGAAGGAGCTGTGGGAGGACATGAGGCCAGGTTGCCAAACTTTGGTTCCCATGTTTTAACTCCGGCTGAAATGGAGGCCTTCAGGCAAAGGCATTCTTACCCTGAGAGATTAGTTCGCAGCAGGAGCTCTGATATAGTGTCTTCTGTCCGGCGACCCATGAGTGACCCCAGCTGGAACCGACGTCCAGGGAATGAAGAGCGAGAACTCCCTCCAGCCGCAGCCATTGGTGCTACTTCTTTGATGGCTGCACCTCATTCATCATCTTCATCCCCGAGTAAGGACTCCTCAAGAGGAGAG ACTGAAGAACGCAAAGATAGCGATGATGAGAAATCAGACAGGAACAGACCTTGGTGGAGAAAACGTTTTGTTTCTGCCATGCCGAAAg ATGATCCCAGCCCTAGACTCAGTGCGCAAGCTCAGGTCGCTGAGGATATTCTGGACAAATACAGAAATGCCATTAAACGAACCAGCCCCAGTGACGGAGCGATGGCAAACTATGAAAGTGCAG AGGTTCTGGGTGATGGTGAAAGTGCACATGATTCTCCTCGTGACGAAACGCTGCAGAACATCTCGGCTGACGACCTCCCAGACTCCGCGAGCCAAGCGGCCCACCCTCAGGACTCCGCTTTCTCTTACAG AGACGcgaaaaagaaactgaggcttgcccTTTGCTCTGCGGATTCTGTCGCTTTCCCAGTGCTAACCCATTCAACCAGGAACGGTTTACCTGATCATACCGATCCAGAAG atAATGAAATTGTATGCTTCTTAAAAGTTCAAATAGCTGAAGCAATTAATTTACAAGACAAGAATTTAATGGCTCAACTTCAAGAGACAATGCGTTGTGTGTGCCGCTTTGATAATAGGACTTGTAGGAAACTGCTGGCTTCAATTGCCGAGGACTACAG GAAAAGGGCCCCCTATATTGCTTATCTCACTCGCTGTCGACAAGGACTACAGACCACACAGGCTCACCTGGAAAGGCTACTGCAAAGGGTTTTGCGGGACAAAGAGGTGGCCAATCGGTACTTTACCACTGTCTGTGTGAGGCTGCTGCTGGAGAGCAAAGAGAAGAAGATCAGGGAGTTCATTCAAG ACTTTCAGAAACTCACAGCAGCTGATGATAAAACTGCTCAGGTAGAAGATTTTCTGCAGTTCCTTTATGGTGCGATGGCCCAGGATGTCATATGGCAAAATGCAAGTGAGGAGCAGCTTCAGGATGCTCAGCTGGCCATTGAACGAAGTGTGATGAATCGGATTTTCAAGCTTGCCTTCTACCCTAACCAGGATGGGGACATACTTCGTGACCA GGTTCTTCATGAACATATTCAGAGACTGTCGAAAGTAGTGACTGCCAATCACAGAGCTCTTCAGATTCCAGAG